The Acidobacteriota bacterium genomic interval GTGACCTTGCCCTTCTCGATGCCGCCATCCAGGAACTTCCGGATGCGCCCAAAACCCCGGTCGAGCAGCGGCTGTTCAACCTCGCGCACGATAGTCTTGTAGCCAGCCTGCGCCGACACCTGCGCGATGCCGCTGCCCATCAAGCCGCACCCGAGCACGCCAACCGTACGAATCTCCATGATGCCCTCCATCGGCTTCCACCTTAGCCGCCAGCGCAAGCGCGTCTACACCACCTCAACGATGGCCGCGATGCCCTGTCCCCCGCCAATGCAGGCGGTGGCCAGACCGCGCGACAGGCCTCGCCGGCGCAGCTCGAGCAAGACGGTCAGCAAAAGTCTCGCCCCGCTCGCGCCGAGCGGATGCCCCAGTGCAATGGCGCCGCCATTGACGTTGACCCGCTCGCGATCCAGGCCCAGTTCCTTCTCGACCGCCAGATACTGAGCGGCAAACGCCTCGTTGACTTCAATCAGATCGATCTCGGCCAGCGTCAATCCCGTCCGGGCCAGAACCGCGCGGGTGGCCGGAGCGGGGCCAATCCCCATCTCTTTCGGCTCGACGCCGACGGCCGACCATCCAATCAAGCGCCCGATCGGCTTGAGGCCGAGCGTCTGCACGGCCTGCTGGGAAGCCAGCACGAGCGCCGCCGCGCCGTCGACGATGCCGCTGGCGTTGCCGGCGGTGACGCCGCCGTCCTTCCGGAATGCCGGCGGCAGCGCGGCCAGCGACTCCATCGTTGTGTCGGCGCGCACATGATCGTCGCGCGAGAACTGCTGCGGCCCCTTCCGCGACTTGAGTTCGACCGGCACCACCTCTTCGGCGAGCCGTCCCGTTTCCCACGCTTTGGCCGCCAACTGCTGGCTCCGCAGGGCGAAGCGGTCCTGCTCCTCGCGTGCAATGCCGTACTTGACGGCCAGATTCTCGGCGGTAATCGCCATGCTGCAGCCGCAGTACGTGTCTGTCAGCGACTCCCAGAGCGCGTCTTCGAGCTTGCCCTGGCCGAGCCGCAGCCCGCTTCGCAGACCGCGAATCACGTGCGGCGCCTGCGTCATGTTCTCGGTGCCGCCCGCCAGTACGACGTCGGCCTCGCCCAACTGGATGAGCTGCGCGGCCGACACCGCGGCCTGGATGCCCGACCCGCACAGCCGGTTGACGGTCAGCGCGGGCACTTCGATCGGCAGGCCGGCTTTGAGGCCAATGTGCCGGGCCCCATAGAGCGCATCGGCGCTGGTCTGCAGCACGTTGCCGAATACGACGTGCTGAACCTGCCCTGGCGCCACGCCGCTGCGCGCCAGCGCAGCCTTCGAGGCGAGGGCGCCGAGATCGAGCGCGGAGATGTCCTTGAACGCCCCGGCATACTCGGCCATCGGGGTGCGGGCACCGTTCACAATGTAGACGGGTGTGGTGTTCATGGGAGTTGCCACTTGCATCCTTAGGGGCAACCTCGTGTGGTTGCCCTGGTCTCAGGGCGGGCACGCCCGCCTTCGCCTGCCTCTACGGCGCGCCAAGGGGGCCCGCCGCGACGCTGTCCTACCGTCGTATTGCGCTCTATTTCCTTTGGCTCGTAATCGTCTTCACCACGAAATCCCCGGTCTCCCTGGTTCCGAGCGTGCCGCCAATGTCGGCCGGGCCCTGGCCAGAAACGACCGCCTGTTCGACCGCCGCTTCGACCGCCCGGGCTTCCTCGCTTCGTCCGAGATACTGGAGCATCAGCGCCGCCGACAGGATCGCCCCGAACGGATTGGCGATGTTCTTCCCGGCGTACTTCGGCGCCGACCCGTGCACCGGCTCGAACATCGACGTGCGACCGGGGTGCAGGTTGCCGGACGCGGCCATGCCGAGCCCGCCCTGCAGCTGCGCGCCCAGATCGGTGATGATATCGCCGAACATATTGTTGGTCACAATCACCTGGAACTGCCCCGGGTTCTTGACCATCTGCATCGTCAGCGCATCGATGTAGAGATGCGTCGGATCGATCCCGGGGTACTGCGGCGCCACCTCCCAGAATACGCGCTGCCAGAGCGCGTGTCCCATCGTCAGCGCGTTGCTCTTGTCGGCCATGCACACCCGGGTCAGACCGTTCGCTTTCGCGTGCTCGAACGCATGCCTGATGATCCGGTGCACGCCCTTGTAGGTATTGATGTCCTCCTGGATCGCGATCTCGTCGTCGGTGCCCGCCTTGAAACGGCCGCCGATGCCCACGTACATGCCCTCGGTGTTCTCGCGGAACACCACCATGTTGACGTCCGCCGGTCCGCGGTCCTTCAGCGGGCACAGCCGCGCGTCCAGCAGCTTGACCGGGCGATGATTGACGTAGAGATCGAGCTCGAAGCGGGTGCCGAGCAGGATGTCGCGGGCATGGCGCATATCCGGCACGCGCGGATCGCCGAGCGCGCCGATGTACACCGCGTCGAACTCGTCGCGCAGCATGGTGTAGCCGTTGGGCGGCATGCTGATGCCGGTCTCGAGGAAGTAGTCGGCGCCATAGGGCAACATTTCGAGATCGAGCGCGCGACCGAACACGTCGGAGACCGCGCGAAGCACCTTGACGGCTTCGGCTGTGACGTCCTTGCCGATGCCATCTCCGGGGATGACTGCAATGCGCATGATCCAATCCTCTTCAAGGGCCGCAACCCGCATCGCGGGGGTGGTTCATCTTATCAGAATGGGCCGGCCCGCCTTCCCCATCCACGGCGTGGCCTGACGACGCCTGGATCCGGCCCCGGCGGTCGAGTTCCCGACGCAGCCCTCCCGATCCGCCAGCCGCTCCATGGGCGCGGAAACCTATGACACCGTGCTATATTCGGCCCGATGGAACACGAGAAGCGCTCCGTGGCGCGTGTTGAGGTGCCCGGTGGCTTGCCGGGCGAGGTGAGTGTGCTGGCACCGGCCGAGATCCGGGAGTTCAGCCCACGTGGCGTGATGCTCGATACCGCGTTCCCGCTGGTCATCAATTCCATCCACGATGTCCGGCTTGAGCTGGATGACTGTACGATTGTCGTGAAGGGCCGGGTCGCCCATTGCCGGGTCGCAGACCTGGCCGGGGAGTTGGTGCGTTATCGAGCGGGAATCGAGTTCGTGGATCTGCCTCCGCACGCGGTATCCGCCATCGCGGCATACCTCAAGGGTGTTTCCGAGCGGCGGGCGGCGCGCGGCGCCCGCCCGTCCAGGGAACCTACTTCACCCTGAGGTGCTCGAGGTAGTCGCCAGACGCGATGCGCTCCGCGCGGCCGAGCGGAGCATTGTAGAAGTACACCCACGCCATCTCGACACGCCCGTCGTCGAGCGCCACCGGCACCTGCACGCGCGTGTAGAGGCTGACATCCGGCTCCGCGGAACGATACCCTTCAATCTCGTCGAGCTTGGTCAGTACGGACGGATCGTCCTCGACTTCGTACACCTCGCCCCAGACACGGCCGTCTGGCGCGGGAATCGCGGCGGGAAAGATCCCGAGATCGTAGAGCGCGGCCTCGATCGAGCCTCGGCCGATCAGCCGCATGCGCGTATCGATACCGGCTCGACGACGCCTGTCGAAGCCGCCCATCAGGGTTCCGTAGACGAAGACGTTGTCACTCACTGGCAGAAGTGCCTCCAACCCTGGACGTGCGCATATTCCGAAGTCGAATCGCGACATGCGGCCGCGAATGCATGGCGAGAAATAGGGCCTTGGGTATGGAGGAAGTGTAGGTGAGTGTTCCTGGATAGTCAAGACGCCGGGGCGCGCCGTGCTGGCGCGCCCCGGCTCGAGTCTGGGCTACTTTACGGGCTTTTCTGGCGTCTCGGGGCCCTTGGGCGCCGCCGGCTTCGGCGTTGCGCCGGAGCCGCGCTTCTTCGGCGTCATGACGTCGATCAGCTGCGTCGTGACGCCGAACGACAGTGACACCGTCTTGCCAGTGCCGCCCATCTCGACGTTCGGCCACAGGGCCTGCGCCTCCGGCCGGTTCCCCGCCTGCAACTTCGCCAACGCGACAAACCCCCGAACGATATCCCGCAGGTTGTTGGCGGCCTCGTCGGAATTGGTCTCCGCCTTCATCATCACCTGCACGCCGCCGTTCACGTGCCCGCCGGCCGAGAACCACGTAATCGGCGGGATCCGGTCCGTCACTGCCTGAGGCAGTTTCGCCTGAGACGTAATCGCCGCGAACTGTCCGACCACCCAAAAGCTGGACTCGCGCTGGTCGGCAATGAGCTTCATCAAGTCCGCGTTATCGCGGGCCGATCTCGATCTTCCGCCCTGCCCGTCGATGACGCGACGAACCACCGCGCTGGGACCGATCGCCACCAGCCCGCTTTCCAGGAACGCCACCTCAAGGTCGGCTTCGGAACCATGCCCGGTCTCCTCCGCCTTAGCCTTTGGCCTGATCAACCGCTTGCCCTTGTAGTCCTCGATCGTGGCGCCCTTCTCCCGCGCGAACGCCTCCAGCCGGCCCTGATCGAACCGGCCGCGAGCCAGCACGAGACCATCGGTTGTGTGGGACGGGGCACCATCCTGCCGCTTGTCCATGAACGCCACCACGTGGTCGATGTCCTGTTCGATATCGATGCCTGTGGACGTCCTGATTTCGTCCCGGCCCTCGTCGCTTGGCCCGCCGAACTGGCGCAGGCGCTGACGCAAATCGGAACTCATCACTTGCTTTACGTTGGCGTACGCCACGACGGCCGCATCCTCGGGAACCAGCGCAAGCTCCGCCGGCCCCGTATTCGAGGCGAACAGCCCCTGGGGCATGCCGCCGTAGTAAGCCACCAAGCCAATCGACAGCCCGACGAAGAAGACCAGAGCCGAACCGATCAGGAAGTAGCGTGTTTTTCCGGTCATATATGCCTCGCCTCTTACTCTGACTATACGGCCGTCAAAGATGGAAGTTCCCTCAGTCCTTCGATTCCCCTACGCAATGACGGCCCGGTCCCCTCAGGACTGAGTGCTGAGCGAGCGCCCGGGCTGTACCGCGTCGTGCCAGCGCGCCAGCCCTCGGGCGAGTCGAAGCACTCGGCGTGGGCGCACTACTGTTCGAGGACGTACTCTCGCTTCTCGACCATCCATCCGGCGATCGCCAGGCACACCACGATCACGACGAAGATGGCCGAAAGACTCATCGTCGGCGACGGAACGTCCCGGAACAGCGACTGCAAGGCGCTCCCCAGGCCGTCGGCCGGCATCACGTGAGGCACCAGCGCCTGCAGGTAGTAGGCAATGGTGAACTTCCTGAGGTAGCCGGGCAGCGCCAGCGCCACCTGCTCCCAGCCAAAGGCGAAGACCAATCCGACGACGAGCGGATGCTTGATGCCCGCCCCGATCAGGGCAAACAGCGCGCCGTAGGCGGCCAGTCCAACCCCGAGGAGGCCAAGGTCGATCAGCAGACCCATGAACCCTTCGGCCAGCGAGCCATGGCCGAGCGGCTGGACGCACAGGTACAGGACGACCACCGACGGCAGCACCACGAACACCGTGGTGACCACGTACGCCAGGTACTTGCCGACCAGCACGGCCCGCCGGCTGATCGGGCGGACGAACAGGTACGTGATCGTCTTGTCGTCGACCTCGTCGGCTATCAGGGACGTGCCATAGAACACCCCCAGCACGGGCACGAGGAACCGAAGATACAGGAGCCAGATCATGTTGCCGAAGACAGTCGGCCCGGTCACCGCCGCGCCACCCATCCGAATCGTCCCGGCGAAGCCCAATGCGTCGAGAATCCTCAGCATCAGTCCAAGCGCCACGGGTGACCCGACGACCAGGCCCAGGAAGATGGTCCGGCGCGACCAGAGCATTTGACCGAGCGACAGGTCGAAGACGCGGAGCACCGCGGTCGCAAAGCTCGGAGCCTTGCGGATCGCGGGACCCGCCAGTGAGGGACCGGCCATAGGAACCGTGACGTTCATGTCGGGTGTCATGGTGCTCATTTGACGAGGAACTTGAAAACCGCCTGGAGGTTGTCGTCCGGCGAGGTGACCTCGGTAATCGTGCCCGCCTGGCCCGACGCCGCCAATTCGGTCAGGTACCGGTAGAAACTGTCCGGCTTCGACGTCTCGATGATGATCGCCTCCTGCTCGAGCCTGAGGCTCAACACGTCGTCTCGAGTCAGGAACGCGCGGGCGAGGTCGCGCGGGTGGTCCGCGCGGACGTTCACGGTGTGCGGATGTTCGTCGATGAGATCGCGGATGCTGTGCACATCACCTTCGGCCAGGATGCGGCCGTTGTTGATGAGCAGGATGTTCGACGTCATCGCTTCGATCTCGTACAGGATGTGGCTGGAGACAATGATGCTCTTGCCGGCGCGAGCCCATTCCTTGATCAGACGAATGGTCCGGCGCCTGGCGATCGGATCCATGCCCGACAACGGTTCGTCGAGGATCAGCAGTTCGGGATCGTGGACAATGGCCTGGGCGAGTTTGACGCGCTGGCGCATGCCCTTGCTGTAGCCGCCAATCTTCTTGTCGGCCGCGTCCACCATGTCCACCCGCTCGAGTGCCGTGCGGGCCGCCGCGCTCGCTTCGGACTCCGAATATCCGTTGAGCCGGACCAGCCCGGACACCCACTCGAGGCCGGTCATCCGGTCGTAGAACGCGTCCTGCTCCGGGCAGAAGCCGACGCGAAAGAACAGTCCCGGATTTCCCCAGATCGCCTCCCCCAGCACGGTGATGGAGCCCTTGCTCGCTTTGAGCTGGCCCGTCAGCAGCTTCAGCAGCGTCGACTTGCCGGCGCCGTTCGGCCCCAGCAGTCCGGTGATGCCGGTCGGAATCGACACGCTCACGTCATTGAGGCCGATGACCTGGCCGTACCACTTCGAAACGTGATCGGCCACCACAAGCGGCGTCATGTCACCACCTCCACGCCGCGCACGCGCCGTTCCAGCACGAAGAGGGCGAGCGCCACCGTCGCAACCAAGGCAAGCACAGTGGCCAGCCCGGACGTCTCGAACCGGCCCGGCAGCCGGAAGATCAGGTAGGACAGCCGAGCCAGATTGGTCGACACGGCCATCCAGGAAAAGGAACTGTCCTGGGTGACGGCGTACACGACGCTGTAGAGGGCCTGCGTAAAGAAGATGATGCCCGCATACATGATGCCGACGAATCGCGCGCTCTTCGAGAGCGACGACAGCGCGAGCATGACCAGTCCCAGCACCGTCGTCTCGATCCCGGTGTAGACCAGAATCGCCGGCAGGATGAAGAAGTTGGACGAGATGAACGTCAGGTTGCCGGCGAACACAATCTGGACCACGACGAGCATGGTCGCGGGCAGCCAGGTCACCAGCAGCAGAAAGAAGGCCAGCACGGCGAACTTGCCGGCGATGTACTCGGCGCGATCGAGCGGTTTGGCCAGGTAGATCTGCAGCGCGTTGGCGCGCATGTCGTTGGCGATGAGCCCGGCGCCGGTGAAGATCGTGATGAAGAAGACGAAGACGCCCTGTTGCTCGAGGAACGAGCGGAACATCTCCGGTGAAGGCGACAGGATCGACATCTGCGGAAAGTTCGCCGCAAGGTACAGCATGACCGACCGATAAAAGAACGGCAGCCAGGCGACGATCAACAGGCCGAGAAACGCCCTCTTCTTCAGCATGTTCCTGACGCCCGCGGCCGCGATCACGGTCCACGCACGTCCGCTGGGCGAGCGCTGGCCTTTGTAGCGGCGGTAACTCTGATCGTGGATGGGCACGGCCTACTCCTCGCCCACCGCTTGGGCAAACACGTCTTCGAGCGTCGGGACACTCGGCCGCAGGTGGCGCACCTGCATGCCTTCGCGGGCGGCGAGCTGGAACAGTGCCAGCGCCCCTTTGTCGTCGGGCACGAACACACGCATGATGTCGTCCTCGGCCGCCTTGCTCACCATCCCTGCGGCCTCGAGCACGCGGGCAAACGCAACCCGATCGCCCTTGACGCGCAGTTCGAAGGCGCTGCCGCGCGGCCCCTTGAGGTCGTCAATCGGACCCTGCGTCGCGATGCGGGCCTGGTGCAACACGACGACGTGATTGCAGGTGTACTCGACGTCTGGCAGCAGATGCGACGAGAGAATCAGGTTGACGCCCTTGTTGTGCGCGAGATCCCTGATGAGCTCCAGCATCTCCTCCCGCCCCTTCGGATCCATGCCGTTGGTCGGTTCGTCGAGAAACAGCAGATCGGGATCGTGCACGAGCGCCTGGGCCAGCTTGATCCTCTGCTTCATCCCTGTCGAATAGGTCTCGACGTTCCGGTAGCGCGCCTCGCCAAGACCGACGTACTGCAGCACCTCGTGAGCGCGCTGCATCGCATCGACGTGAGGCAGCCCCCCCAGCTGGCCGCAGTACGCCACAAATGAGACCGCGTTCATCCCGGGGATGTGAGCGTCGATCTCGGGCATGTATCCGAGCCTGGCGCGAATCGCGGACGGCGATACGGCCACATCGAGACCAAGCACCTGCATCCGTCCACTTGTAGGCTTGACGAAGCCGAGCAGCGCCTTGAGCAGCGTGGACTTGCCGGCGCCGTTGGGCCCGAGCAAGCCGACCGCGCCGGCCGGGAATGCGGCAGTGACATCGAGCAGCGCCGCCTGCTTGCCGTAGACAACTGAGAGGTGCTCAATCTGGACGATGGCGTCGGCAGGTGGATCGGTCATATT includes:
- a CDS encoding acetyl-CoA C-acetyltransferase yields the protein MNTTPVYIVNGARTPMAEYAGAFKDISALDLGALASKAALARSGVAPGQVQHVVFGNVLQTSADALYGARHIGLKAGLPIEVPALTVNRLCGSGIQAAVSAAQLIQLGEADVVLAGGTENMTQAPHVIRGLRSGLRLGQGKLEDALWESLTDTYCGCSMAITAENLAVKYGIAREEQDRFALRSQQLAAKAWETGRLAEEVVPVELKSRKGPQQFSRDDHVRADTTMESLAALPPAFRKDGGVTAGNASGIVDGAAALVLASQQAVQTLGLKPIGRLIGWSAVGVEPKEMGIGPAPATRAVLARTGLTLAEIDLIEVNEAFAAQYLAVEKELGLDRERVNVNGGAIALGHPLGASGARLLLTVLLELRRRGLSRGLATACIGGGQGIAAIVEVV
- a CDS encoding isocitrate/isopropylmalate dehydrogenase family protein, producing MMRIAVIPGDGIGKDVTAEAVKVLRAVSDVFGRALDLEMLPYGADYFLETGISMPPNGYTMLRDEFDAVYIGALGDPRVPDMRHARDILLGTRFELDLYVNHRPVKLLDARLCPLKDRGPADVNMVVFRENTEGMYVGIGGRFKAGTDDEIAIQEDINTYKGVHRIIRHAFEHAKANGLTRVCMADKSNALTMGHALWQRVFWEVAPQYPGIDPTHLYIDALTMQMVKNPGQFQVIVTNNMFGDIITDLGAQLQGGLGMAASGNLHPGRTSMFEPVHGSAPKYAGKNIANPFGAILSAALMLQYLGRSEEARAVEAAVEQAVVSGQGPADIGGTLGTRETGDFVVKTITSQRK
- a CDS encoding PilZ domain-containing protein; this encodes MARVEVPGGLPGEVSVLAPAEIREFSPRGVMLDTAFPLVINSIHDVRLELDDCTIVVKGRVAHCRVADLAGELVRYRAGIEFVDLPPHAVSAIAAYLKGVSERRAARGARPSREPTSP
- a CDS encoding gamma-glutamylcyclotransferase; translated protein: MSDNVFVYGTLMGGFDRRRRAGIDTRMRLIGRGSIEAALYDLGIFPAAIPAPDGRVWGEVYEVEDDPSVLTKLDEIEGYRSAEPDVSLYTRVQVPVALDDGRVEMAWVYFYNAPLGRAERIASGDYLEHLRVK
- a CDS encoding ABC transporter permease subunit — protein: MSTMTPDMNVTVPMAGPSLAGPAIRKAPSFATAVLRVFDLSLGQMLWSRRTIFLGLVVGSPVALGLMLRILDALGFAGTIRMGGAAVTGPTVFGNMIWLLYLRFLVPVLGVFYGTSLIADEVDDKTITYLFVRPISRRAVLVGKYLAYVVTTVFVVLPSVVVLYLCVQPLGHGSLAEGFMGLLIDLGLLGVGLAAYGALFALIGAGIKHPLVVGLVFAFGWEQVALALPGYLRKFTIAYYLQALVPHVMPADGLGSALQSLFRDVPSPTMSLSAIFVVIVVCLAIAGWMVEKREYVLEQ
- a CDS encoding ABC transporter ATP-binding protein — translated: MTPLVVADHVSKWYGQVIGLNDVSVSIPTGITGLLGPNGAGKSTLLKLLTGQLKASKGSITVLGEAIWGNPGLFFRVGFCPEQDAFYDRMTGLEWVSGLVRLNGYSESEASAAARTALERVDMVDAADKKIGGYSKGMRQRVKLAQAIVHDPELLILDEPLSGMDPIARRRTIRLIKEWARAGKSIIVSSHILYEIEAMTSNILLINNGRILAEGDVHSIRDLIDEHPHTVNVRADHPRDLARAFLTRDDVLSLRLEQEAIIIETSKPDSFYRYLTELAASGQAGTITEVTSPDDNLQAVFKFLVK
- a CDS encoding ABC transporter ATP-binding protein, whose translation is MTDPPADAIVQIEHLSVVYGKQAALLDVTAAFPAGAVGLLGPNGAGKSTLLKALLGFVKPTSGRMQVLGLDVAVSPSAIRARLGYMPEIDAHIPGMNAVSFVAYCGQLGGLPHVDAMQRAHEVLQYVGLGEARYRNVETYSTGMKQRIKLAQALVHDPDLLFLDEPTNGMDPKGREEMLELIRDLAHNKGVNLILSSHLLPDVEYTCNHVVVLHQARIATQGPIDDLKGPRGSAFELRVKGDRVAFARVLEAAGMVSKAAEDDIMRVFVPDDKGALALFQLAAREGMQVRHLRPSVPTLEDVFAQAVGEE